The following coding sequences are from one Granulicella arctica window:
- a CDS encoding sulfite exporter TauE/SafE family protein codes for MTYSLRMSVLVFTLLVFIGSFVAGLLGALTGLGGGVVLVPLLTLVFHVDLRYAIGASLISVIATSSGAAAAYVREGFSNVRIGMFLEVATTFGAVFGAFLATRTPTRWLAIVFGVVLLYSAYLSWRQKGDAPPGGPVNPWSDRLRMSGSFPVNGKEQSYTVHHISGGFATMFGAGTLSGLLGIGSGAVKVLAMDKVMRIPFKVSTTTSNFMIGVTAAASAGIYLHRGYIDPGLAFPVMLGVLAGSLLGAKLLAKARVSMLRTVFTWVILALGVEMIVNGWLGKV; via the coding sequence GTGACATACTCACTACGAATGTCGGTTCTGGTCTTCACGCTGCTTGTCTTTATCGGCTCGTTCGTGGCTGGTCTGCTGGGAGCTCTAACCGGGCTTGGTGGCGGGGTGGTGCTGGTCCCGCTGCTGACGCTGGTCTTTCATGTGGACCTGCGCTATGCCATCGGTGCATCGCTGATCTCGGTGATTGCGACCTCTTCGGGTGCGGCAGCAGCGTATGTCCGCGAAGGCTTCTCGAATGTGCGGATCGGGATGTTTCTCGAAGTGGCGACGACCTTTGGGGCTGTGTTTGGGGCGTTCCTCGCCACGAGGACGCCAACGCGGTGGCTCGCAATTGTCTTCGGAGTGGTGCTACTGTACTCGGCCTATCTCTCGTGGCGTCAGAAGGGGGATGCGCCGCCGGGTGGCCCGGTCAATCCATGGTCGGACCGGTTGCGGATGAGCGGATCGTTTCCTGTGAACGGCAAAGAGCAGTCATACACCGTGCACCATATCTCCGGTGGCTTTGCGACGATGTTCGGCGCGGGAACGCTCTCCGGCCTTCTTGGGATCGGCTCGGGTGCGGTGAAGGTGCTGGCGATGGACAAGGTGATGCGCATCCCCTTTAAAGTATCGACGACGACAAGCAACTTTATGATCGGGGTGACCGCTGCGGCGAGCGCGGGAATCTATCTGCATCGTGGATATATCGACCCGGGCCTGGCGTTTCCGGTGATGCTTGGGGTGCTGGCGGGTTCGCTGTTGGGTGCAAAATTGCTGGCGAAGGCACGCGTCTCCATGTTGCGCACCGTATTTACCTGGGTCATCCTCGCGCTGGGTGTGGAGATGATCGTGAACGGATGGCTGGGGAAGGTATGA
- a CDS encoding FAD-dependent oxidoreductase — translation MMDRRIFLRNVNLAAASAALSGCMRRPVGAALGAGMLPVNLPETACGLPPVRVSAEREIRTVVGLRPFRPSGFRVATEMVGETKVVHNYGHGGGGITLSWGTSKLAADLGLPGHVGSVAVLGSGAVGLATARLVQEAGFDVTIYTKALPPETTSNIAGGQWFPASVYDPDKTLTPEFTEQFKAAARYGYRRYQIMTDPKYGIRWMRNYVLSDTPWHSPLEGGQFGLIRDLLPEIKELQSGEHPFAQKYVRQYDGMIVEPPIYLPAMLTDVRIAGGKIVVREIKSLDEVQMLPQKLIFNCTGLGAKALFGDEELTPVRGQLTFLVPQPEVTYATLYENTYMFSRRDGVLLGGTHEEGSWDLTQNIETKTAILKKQAELFGGMRRC, via the coding sequence ATGATGGATCGGCGCATCTTCTTGCGAAATGTGAATCTTGCGGCAGCTTCAGCCGCACTAAGCGGATGTATGCGCAGGCCGGTGGGTGCGGCGCTCGGAGCCGGGATGCTGCCGGTGAATCTGCCGGAGACGGCATGCGGGCTGCCACCAGTACGGGTGAGCGCAGAGCGGGAGATAAGGACCGTGGTAGGGCTGCGGCCGTTCCGTCCGTCGGGGTTCCGCGTGGCGACCGAGATGGTGGGCGAGACGAAGGTCGTCCACAACTATGGACATGGCGGCGGAGGGATCACCCTGAGCTGGGGAACGTCGAAACTCGCCGCCGATCTTGGACTGCCGGGACACGTCGGGTCTGTAGCGGTGCTTGGTTCAGGAGCAGTCGGGCTGGCTACGGCACGACTCGTGCAGGAGGCCGGGTTCGACGTGACGATATACACGAAGGCGCTGCCGCCGGAGACGACCTCGAACATCGCCGGTGGGCAGTGGTTCCCAGCGAGCGTGTATGACCCGGATAAGACGCTGACGCCGGAGTTCACGGAGCAGTTCAAGGCAGCGGCGCGATATGGGTATCGGCGATACCAGATCATGACCGACCCGAAGTACGGGATTCGATGGATGCGGAACTATGTCCTGTCGGATACGCCGTGGCATTCGCCGCTGGAAGGCGGGCAGTTCGGGCTGATCCGGGACCTGCTGCCGGAGATCAAAGAGTTGCAGTCAGGCGAGCATCCGTTCGCGCAGAAGTATGTGCGACAGTACGACGGAATGATTGTGGAGCCGCCGATCTATCTGCCCGCAATGCTTACAGACGTTCGAATTGCTGGCGGAAAGATTGTAGTGCGGGAGATCAAGTCGCTGGACGAGGTGCAGATGCTGCCACAGAAGCTGATCTTCAATTGCACAGGCTTGGGAGCGAAGGCGCTGTTTGGAGATGAGGAGCTGACGCCGGTCCGCGGACAGTTGACCTTCCTGGTGCCGCAGCCGGAGGTGACCTATGCGACCTTGTACGAGAACACGTATATGTTCTCTCGGCGCGATGGGGTGCTACTAGGCGGAACGCATGAGGAAGGAAGCTGGGATCTGACGCAAAATATCGAGACGAAAACAGCCATTCTGAAGAAGCAGGCAGAGTTGTTCGGTGGAATGCGTCGCTGTTAG
- a CDS encoding LamG-like jellyroll fold domain-containing protein, whose amino-acid sequence MKKSKSYNACTRIELLPPSAPEHDPTMDDGLIDADLSRRGFLHSLAALALTACGGVTFASQPKETSGNVSGPFTHPGLMHTRADFVRMTQKCATSPWAGSWKLLVANPKVTLSYSSAPVSVIYRGNDVAQNFSRLYNECAAMYGMALRWKITGDAAYAAKATSMLNGWVSTLTSIQGRDRALVSGPQGFELANIAEMLRDYRGFTDGNLTAVKKMLRNIFYPISHELLRNHGGRSPLQINANWYLFNMSAIMAIGILCDDRAMFDEAVDYFKTGNGNGSIKRAAYYMHPGYLCQWQESGRDQVHTMDGIAAMAALCEMAWHQGVDLYGYDNNRFLAGAEYSAKANVIASGTTYYNVPYVSYRNGVYTWDTFSTIKQGDATPCWAIIYNHYVNRKGLAAPYSTKKALAIQPEGGEWDFIGYGTLAYTLDAIPTGAAPSGLSGYVSAGAVVLSWWGGVYATDYTVKRSAVAGGPYTAVASRITDLLTYTDTPPSPGTWYYIVTANTRHSESVPSNEVAVSTGIQLHTHLKFDNTSSESVADASGNGHTGTLNGGATCVADRQGHALSLNGSNGYVDLPSQLMHDVADFTVSAWVFWNASRNWERIFDFGAGLDRYLMLTPCASSGVVRFSMTVTGASGERVINGHAALPTGTWVHVAVTLSGRVGTLYVNGVAVGSNTDMFLAPFRIWDSNQNWIGRSQYSSNPYFNGKIDDFRIYRGALSADDVASLAKAP is encoded by the coding sequence ATGAAAAAGTCGAAATCGTATAACGCTTGCACCCGCATCGAGCTATTACCTCCCTCAGCCCCGGAGCACGATCCGACGATGGACGATGGGTTGATCGACGCCGACTTGTCTCGTCGCGGCTTCCTGCACAGCTTGGCCGCCCTGGCGCTGACGGCCTGTGGCGGCGTCACGTTCGCCTCGCAGCCCAAGGAGACGAGCGGTAACGTCTCCGGCCCGTTTACGCACCCTGGTTTGATGCATACTCGGGCCGATTTTGTCCGGATGACGCAGAAATGCGCTACCTCGCCCTGGGCCGGCAGCTGGAAGCTGCTAGTCGCCAACCCGAAGGTAACGCTTTCCTACAGCTCTGCCCCCGTGTCTGTTATTTATCGTGGCAACGACGTGGCCCAGAATTTTTCGAGGCTCTATAACGAGTGCGCCGCGATGTATGGTATGGCATTGCGATGGAAGATTACGGGCGACGCGGCATATGCCGCCAAGGCAACGAGCATGCTCAACGGCTGGGTCTCCACCCTGACCTCAATCCAAGGCAGAGACCGTGCGCTGGTCTCTGGCCCCCAGGGCTTCGAGCTTGCCAATATCGCGGAGATGCTGCGCGACTACCGCGGCTTTACTGACGGCAATTTAACCGCGGTGAAGAAGATGCTGCGAAACATCTTCTATCCGATCTCTCATGAGTTGCTGCGCAACCACGGCGGTCGCTCCCCACTGCAAATTAATGCCAACTGGTATCTCTTCAACATGTCCGCGATCATGGCCATCGGCATTCTATGTGACGATCGGGCAATGTTTGACGAAGCCGTCGACTATTTCAAAACTGGCAATGGAAATGGCTCCATCAAGCGTGCCGCGTACTACATGCATCCGGGTTACCTGTGCCAATGGCAGGAATCCGGACGCGACCAGGTCCACACCATGGACGGCATTGCTGCTATGGCTGCGCTGTGCGAAATGGCCTGGCATCAGGGCGTGGATCTTTACGGCTACGACAACAACCGTTTCCTGGCTGGGGCGGAGTATTCAGCCAAGGCAAATGTCATCGCGTCAGGAACCACGTACTACAACGTTCCTTATGTGTCCTATCGGAACGGCGTCTATACCTGGGATACGTTCTCAACCATTAAGCAAGGCGATGCGACGCCGTGCTGGGCCATCATTTATAACCATTACGTCAACCGTAAAGGGCTCGCAGCGCCCTACTCGACCAAGAAAGCGCTCGCCATTCAACCCGAAGGGGGAGAGTGGGACTTTATTGGCTACGGGACCCTGGCCTACACGCTGGATGCGATTCCCACCGGCGCAGCACCGAGTGGACTTTCCGGTTACGTTAGCGCAGGCGCGGTCGTGTTGTCCTGGTGGGGCGGCGTCTATGCCACGGACTACACCGTCAAACGTTCCGCGGTGGCGGGCGGCCCCTATACCGCAGTGGCAAGCCGTATCACGGATTTACTCACCTACACCGATACCCCTCCATCCCCTGGCACCTGGTATTACATCGTCACGGCTAACACCCGGCACAGTGAAAGCGTCCCGTCCAACGAGGTGGCGGTGTCGACGGGCATACAACTGCACACGCACCTGAAATTCGACAACACGAGTAGCGAGAGCGTGGCAGACGCGAGCGGTAACGGTCATACGGGTACGCTCAATGGCGGTGCCACCTGTGTTGCTGACAGACAAGGCCATGCGCTTTCTCTGAATGGCAGCAACGGGTATGTTGACCTGCCCAGCCAACTCATGCACGACGTCGCGGACTTCACGGTTTCTGCCTGGGTGTTCTGGAACGCATCCAGGAACTGGGAGCGCATATTCGATTTTGGCGCAGGCCTCGACCGCTACCTGATGCTCACGCCGTGCGCGAGCAGTGGCGTGGTCCGCTTCTCCATGACCGTTACCGGAGCCAGTGGTGAGCGAGTCATCAACGGCCACGCTGCCCTTCCCACCGGGACCTGGGTCCACGTCGCCGTGACGCTGTCCGGCCGCGTGGGCACCCTCTATGTGAATGGCGTCGCGGTGGGCTCCAATACCGACATGTTCCTCGCTCCGTTCCGGATTTGGGACTCGAACCAAAACTGGATTGGACGTTCGCAATACAGCAGTAATCCTTACTTCAACGGCAAGATCGACGACTTCCGCATTTATCGCGGTGCCCTCAGTGCGGACGACGTAGCCTCGTTGGCGAAGGCACCGTAG
- a CDS encoding HAD family hydrolase gives MTQNTTQIEAVLFDYGMVLSGPPNAAAWERILSITGFDEDGLHREYWKHRHPYDRGTHTGEAYWQLIAGGNGTTFDAAQIAGLIAADVDLWGDLNLPMVEWAQQLQRAGIRTGILSNIGDAMASGLLAKFAWLANFHHSTWSHTLKLAKPEPEIYLHAAECLATAPDKILFIDDRADNIEAARNFGMQAIQYADHAQFVEEMYARGFGSLLHPEPTAPQK, from the coding sequence ATGACACAGAACACTACGCAGATTGAAGCTGTCCTCTTCGACTACGGTATGGTCCTCTCCGGCCCGCCAAACGCCGCCGCCTGGGAACGCATCCTCTCCATCACCGGCTTCGACGAAGATGGCCTGCACCGCGAATATTGGAAGCATCGCCATCCTTACGATCGCGGCACGCACACCGGCGAAGCCTACTGGCAACTCATCGCCGGCGGCAACGGCACCACCTTCGATGCCGCGCAGATCGCCGGTCTCATCGCCGCCGACGTCGATCTATGGGGAGACCTGAACCTGCCCATGGTCGAATGGGCACAGCAACTCCAGCGCGCCGGCATCCGCACCGGCATCCTTTCGAACATCGGCGACGCAATGGCCTCTGGCCTCCTCGCGAAGTTCGCCTGGCTCGCCAACTTCCACCACAGCACCTGGTCCCATACCCTCAAACTCGCCAAACCTGAGCCCGAAATCTATCTCCACGCCGCCGAGTGCCTCGCCACCGCCCCGGACAAAATTCTCTTCATCGACGACCGTGCCGATAACATCGAAGCCGCCCGTAACTTCGGCATGCAGGCTATCCAGTATGCCGATCACGCCCAGTTTGTCGAAGAGATGTATGCTCGAGGCTTCGGTTCATTGCTGCATCCCGAACCAACTGCACCACAAAAGTAA
- a CDS encoding pyridoxal phosphate-dependent aminotransferase, whose amino-acid sequence MKNRFSSRTGWDVTESAFAAVVRGARASGRLLVDLTVSNPTACGFAYDAEAILAPLSSSPGAMLYDPDPRGIRSAREAVAGYYADHGAEVDPDALVLTTSTSEAYGYLFRLLCDAGDEVLVAQPSYPLFDFLADLEDVRLRAYPLFYDFGWWIDFAELERRIGPRTKAILVVHPNNPTGHWTAAAERVRLREICSRHGMALIVDEVFLDYPLRESEDAVSFAAGEQGVLTFVLSGMSKIAGLPQMKAAWVLTLGPEAERLEALGRLEVIADTFLSMNAPVQLALPGWLVARKGIQGQIRERTRRNLMLIEASEVPVLRMEAGWSAVLRVPGEAGELVREQGVVVHPGAFYGMTEVNRMIISLLTPEAEFAEGMTLLKGWLIH is encoded by the coding sequence ATGAAGAATCGATTTTCATCGCGAACGGGATGGGATGTAACGGAGAGCGCGTTCGCGGCGGTGGTGCGCGGGGCGCGGGCGTCTGGAAGGCTACTGGTGGACCTGACCGTCTCGAACCCTACGGCCTGCGGATTTGCGTATGACGCTGAGGCGATTCTGGCTCCGCTGTCTTCTTCGCCAGGAGCGATGCTCTATGATCCGGACCCGCGTGGGATACGCTCGGCTCGGGAGGCGGTGGCGGGGTACTACGCGGACCACGGTGCCGAGGTTGATCCGGATGCGTTGGTGCTTACGACGAGCACGAGCGAGGCGTATGGATACCTCTTCCGGCTGCTCTGCGATGCAGGGGATGAGGTACTGGTGGCGCAGCCGAGCTATCCGCTCTTCGACTTTCTGGCGGATCTCGAGGATGTGCGGCTAAGGGCCTATCCGTTGTTCTACGACTTCGGCTGGTGGATCGACTTTGCCGAGTTGGAGAGGCGGATCGGGCCGCGTACGAAGGCGATTCTGGTGGTTCATCCGAACAACCCTACTGGACATTGGACGGCTGCTGCGGAAAGAGTTCGGCTGCGGGAAATCTGTTCGAGACATGGGATGGCGCTGATTGTGGACGAGGTGTTTCTGGACTACCCACTGCGCGAGTCGGAGGACGCGGTGAGCTTCGCGGCCGGGGAGCAGGGGGTACTGACGTTTGTCCTGAGCGGGATGAGCAAGATCGCCGGGTTGCCGCAGATGAAGGCTGCGTGGGTGCTGACGCTGGGGCCGGAGGCGGAGCGACTGGAGGCTTTAGGTCGGCTGGAGGTGATCGCCGACACGTTTCTGTCGATGAATGCCCCGGTGCAGCTTGCATTGCCGGGGTGGCTGGTTGCTCGGAAGGGAATTCAGGGGCAGATACGCGAACGGACGCGAAGGAATCTAATGCTGATCGAGGCTTCGGAGGTGCCGGTGTTGCGGATGGAGGCGGGATGGAGCGCGGTGCTGCGGGTGCCGGGTGAAGCGGGGGAGTTAGTGCGGGAACAGGGGGTAGTGGTGCATCCGGGGGCGTTCTACGGGATGACGGAGGTCAACCGGATGATCATTAGTTTGCTCACGCCGGAGGCGGAGTTTGCTGAGGGAATGACCTTGCTTAAGGGGTGGCTGATTCATTAA
- a CDS encoding DUF1634 domain-containing protein, protein MAGEGMSREAANASRSSTFDDQRMESIMGRLLQVGVLLSSACVLVGGVLYLRAHAGGVANYRVFASEPANLRTLKGLMVSLCAGRPSAIIQLGVLLLIATPIARVVFAAFSFAMERDRLYVAISLTVLAVLIFGLVHSS, encoded by the coding sequence ATGGCTGGGGAAGGTATGAGCCGAGAGGCTGCGAACGCGAGCAGGAGTTCCACCTTCGATGACCAGAGGATGGAATCGATCATGGGGCGGCTGCTGCAGGTTGGCGTGCTGCTCTCGTCGGCGTGCGTGCTGGTGGGCGGCGTGTTGTATCTGCGAGCCCATGCTGGTGGAGTCGCGAACTATCGCGTGTTTGCGAGTGAGCCTGCCAATCTGCGCACGTTGAAAGGGTTGATGGTAAGCCTGTGCGCGGGACGGCCATCGGCGATCATCCAGCTTGGAGTGCTTCTACTGATCGCGACGCCGATTGCGCGAGTAGTGTTCGCGGCGTTCTCTTTCGCGATGGAACGGGATCGGCTCTACGTGGCGATCAGCCTGACGGTGCTTGCCGTGCTGATATTTGGACTGGTGCACAGCTCTTGA
- a CDS encoding GH12 family glycosyl hydrolase domain-containing protein: MIQCSLRSILATAFVAIVCLIQPTIASATSCSPSGSYSFIYPSGSAIYETNNPYGDEGDSTTGTCVVNTAVYAESNLAWYTQWNQPTGETYNVYSYPEAIFDNSYSYTNLPRTLSSITSIPSTWNYGLSASDSTGYDVAYDVWVYPTSSATGTPTAEVMIWTAANFGQDGTNVGTYTIDGIPFTLYQTLPADYSWTTHPVYSFVAQNSVSYISGDLKQFLTTLTNNGYISTSTYLTSIDVGVEVRGTSGTGSLSTYDYSVYVNY, from the coding sequence GTGATCCAATGTTCACTGCGTTCTATTCTGGCGACCGCGTTCGTAGCGATTGTATGCCTCATCCAGCCAACCATTGCATCGGCAACATCCTGCTCACCCAGCGGCAGCTACTCTTTCATCTACCCCAGCGGCAGCGCTATCTATGAGACTAACAATCCGTATGGAGACGAGGGCGACAGCACCACCGGAACATGCGTCGTCAACACCGCCGTCTATGCCGAGAGCAACCTTGCCTGGTACACCCAGTGGAATCAGCCGACCGGGGAAACCTACAACGTATACTCCTACCCCGAAGCCATCTTTGACAACTCCTATTCCTACACCAACCTGCCTCGTACCCTCTCCTCCATCACCAGCATTCCGAGCACATGGAACTATGGTCTGAGCGCTTCAGACAGCACAGGCTATGACGTTGCGTACGATGTATGGGTCTATCCGACCTCCAGCGCCACGGGTACGCCTACGGCTGAGGTCATGATCTGGACTGCGGCCAACTTCGGGCAGGATGGCACGAATGTCGGCACCTACACAATCGATGGCATTCCGTTCACGCTCTATCAGACTCTGCCAGCGGATTACTCGTGGACGACTCATCCTGTGTATTCCTTTGTGGCTCAGAACTCGGTGAGCTATATCTCGGGCGATCTCAAGCAGTTCCTTACGACGCTGACGAACAACGGGTATATCAGCACGAGTACATACCTGACCAGCATCGACGTCGGGGTTGAGGTGCGTGGAACTTCCGGTACCGGAAGTCTTTCCACTTACGACTACAGCGTATACGTCAACTACTAA
- the secG gene encoding preprotein translocase subunit SecG: protein MIYLLVVVHVIVCLFLIGVVLLQQGKSADLAGAFGGQGSQTAFGPRGAASILTKMTAWAAVLFMVVSIGLTILLSRANNNDHSVLSGAQTTQSAPKK from the coding sequence ATGATCTATCTGCTTGTTGTTGTCCACGTGATCGTCTGCCTCTTCCTCATTGGCGTCGTTCTGCTCCAGCAGGGCAAGTCAGCCGACCTGGCCGGTGCCTTTGGAGGCCAGGGTTCACAGACCGCCTTTGGCCCCCGCGGTGCAGCCAGCATCCTGACCAAGATGACAGCCTGGGCAGCCGTCCTGTTCATGGTGGTCTCGATCGGGCTTACCATTCTGCTCTCGCGCGCCAACAACAATGACCACTCGGTTCTCTCCGGAGCCCAGACGACCCAGTCGGCTCCCAAGAAGTAA
- a CDS encoding MBL fold metallo-hydrolase gives MIHEILRVGLLQCNCSILGDETSGEAMVIDPGDDILRILSVLARHNLTVKQIVITHAHIDHIAGAQQLKRLTGAPIFYNQLDLPLVKMMDVQAGWLDIPIPEVAPPDDSLHDGQTIAISGINGTILHTPGHTEGSVCLHLPEQNLLLAGDTLFAGSVGRTDLPGGNARALIDSIHAKLMPLPDSTIVVPGHGGNTTIGYERENNPYLQDI, from the coding sequence ATGATTCACGAGATCCTTCGCGTCGGCCTGCTCCAGTGCAACTGCTCCATCCTTGGAGACGAAACCTCCGGCGAGGCCATGGTCATCGACCCAGGCGACGACATTCTCCGCATTCTGAGCGTCCTTGCCCGGCACAATCTCACCGTCAAGCAGATCGTCATTACCCATGCCCACATCGATCATATCGCCGGAGCTCAGCAGCTCAAGCGGCTTACCGGCGCTCCCATCTTCTACAACCAGCTCGACCTCCCACTGGTCAAAATGATGGACGTGCAAGCAGGGTGGCTCGACATCCCTATCCCCGAGGTCGCCCCGCCCGACGACTCCTTGCACGACGGCCAGACAATCGCCATCAGCGGCATCAACGGAACCATCCTCCACACCCCTGGTCATACCGAGGGTAGCGTCTGTCTTCATCTCCCGGAGCAAAACCTGCTTCTGGCCGGCGACACCCTCTTTGCAGGCTCCGTTGGGCGCACCGACCTCCCCGGAGGCAACGCCCGCGCCCTCATCGACTCGATCCACGCCAAGCTGATGCCCCTGCCCGATAGCACCATCGTCGTCCCTGGACACGGCGGCAACACGACCATTGGCTACGAGCGCGAAAACAATCCATACCTACAAGACATATAG
- a CDS encoding HAD family hydrolase, translated as MSFVTSQPHSTRHSAGQTLLIDADDTLWENSIYFERAISAFISYLDHRVHTPEEVRGHLNATERATIAAHGYGLASFRRSLTLCFEQLTDVPLTEEKQRRIHSFAQSIAEQEIELLPGVAETLADLSTRHRVLLVTKGNPEEQQDKLQRSGLAPFFSEVEVLPEKHDDAYRSLAAKHACDAATTWMIGNSPKSDINPALAAGLHAIFIPHDFTWVLEHESVNAPSVGQTLLELPSFGALAQHF; from the coding sequence ATGAGTTTTGTGACCTCCCAGCCTCATAGCACCCGCCATTCAGCCGGCCAGACCCTCCTCATTGACGCGGACGATACGCTCTGGGAGAACAGTATTTACTTCGAGCGCGCGATCTCTGCCTTCATCTCCTATCTCGACCACCGCGTTCACACGCCGGAGGAGGTACGCGGCCATCTGAACGCCACCGAGCGCGCGACCATCGCCGCGCACGGCTATGGTCTTGCGAGCTTTCGCCGCTCCCTTACACTCTGCTTCGAGCAGCTCACCGACGTTCCGTTGACGGAGGAGAAACAACGACGCATCCATAGCTTCGCGCAGTCCATCGCCGAGCAGGAGATCGAGCTGCTGCCGGGCGTCGCGGAGACGCTCGCCGATCTCTCCACGCGCCACCGCGTTTTGCTCGTCACCAAGGGCAATCCCGAAGAGCAGCAAGACAAGCTACAGAGGTCCGGCCTCGCGCCCTTCTTCTCCGAGGTCGAAGTGCTCCCCGAGAAGCACGACGACGCCTACCGCTCGCTCGCCGCAAAGCACGCCTGCGATGCGGCTACCACCTGGATGATCGGCAACAGTCCCAAGTCGGACATCAACCCCGCTCTCGCCGCCGGGCTGCACGCGATCTTCATCCCACACGACTTTACCTGGGTCCTTGAACACGAGAGCGTCAACGCACCGTCAGTCGGCCAGACGCTCCTCGAGCTTCCCAGCTTTGGCGCTCTCGCGCAGCACTTTTAA
- a CDS encoding Gfo/Idh/MocA family protein gives MNVQDKNRREFLKVGGAALTVAAASWSATSYASIVGANDRVKVGVVGCGDRMKQALIPSFQQHAKAMNFEFVAVSDIWNRRRDEGAAFIQQMTGTPIASVRNNDELYARKDVDAVLIATADFQHAQHGIEAVKAGRDAYVEKPTAHKMEDARNFLAAVKHTGKIVQVGTQRRSTPSYQKAYEYIKSGKFGDIVMVEMTWNVNQPGRWRRPDVVPLLKEEDTDWKRYLLNYPYEPFDARKYLEFRLFWPYSSGIPDQWLVHQIDTVHWFSGYPHPRSVVANGGNYLWHDGRKNWDTMTAVFDYGPEDDLTKGFQVQYSSRFTNSAGGVKELYYSNGGMLDMDKQRVTPEGGLTARSAAEMKMQANLLESFSLSDDVQKAETSANTGADPQTSANMLNWMECVRSRKTPNASIEAGYSHSVALCMNIAAIQTGQKVTFNDKTQQVMVGGKVYA, from the coding sequence ATGAACGTGCAGGACAAGAACCGTAGAGAGTTTCTGAAAGTGGGCGGCGCAGCCTTGACGGTCGCGGCTGCCAGTTGGAGCGCCACCAGCTACGCAAGCATTGTAGGTGCGAATGACCGCGTGAAGGTCGGCGTAGTAGGATGCGGCGACCGCATGAAGCAGGCCCTGATTCCTTCTTTCCAGCAGCATGCGAAGGCGATGAACTTTGAGTTCGTCGCGGTATCGGATATTTGGAATCGCCGTCGCGACGAGGGCGCTGCGTTCATCCAGCAGATGACCGGTACACCCATCGCATCGGTGCGCAACAACGACGAGCTGTATGCACGCAAGGATGTGGACGCAGTTCTGATTGCGACAGCCGACTTCCAACATGCTCAGCATGGCATCGAAGCTGTGAAGGCCGGGCGCGATGCCTACGTCGAGAAGCCTACCGCGCACAAGATGGAGGATGCCCGGAACTTTCTGGCAGCGGTGAAGCATACGGGAAAGATCGTGCAGGTGGGCACCCAGCGACGCAGCACGCCGAGTTATCAGAAGGCGTATGAGTACATCAAGTCGGGAAAGTTCGGCGACATCGTCATGGTTGAGATGACGTGGAACGTCAACCAGCCGGGGCGCTGGCGTCGTCCAGACGTAGTGCCGCTATTGAAGGAAGAGGACACGGATTGGAAGCGCTATCTCCTCAACTATCCGTATGAGCCGTTCGATGCGCGGAAGTATCTTGAGTTCCGGCTGTTCTGGCCTTACTCCTCGGGCATCCCCGACCAATGGTTGGTGCACCAGATCGATACGGTGCACTGGTTCAGCGGCTATCCGCATCCGCGCAGCGTCGTCGCCAATGGCGGGAACTACCTATGGCATGACGGACGCAAGAATTGGGACACGATGACGGCGGTCTTCGACTACGGCCCGGAGGATGATCTGACGAAGGGATTCCAGGTGCAGTATTCGTCGCGCTTCACGAACTCTGCTGGCGGTGTGAAGGAGCTGTACTACTCGAACGGCGGCATGCTCGATATGGACAAGCAACGCGTGACGCCGGAGGGTGGACTGACCGCGAGGTCGGCAGCGGAGATGAAGATGCAAGCGAATCTGCTGGAGAGCTTCTCGTTGAGCGACGATGTGCAGAAGGCTGAGACCTCCGCAAATACGGGAGCTGACCCGCAGACGTCGGCGAATATGTTGAACTGGATGGAGTGCGTTCGCTCGCGCAAGACGCCAAACGCCAGCATTGAGGCGGGCTACAGCCACTCCGTTGCGCTGTGCATGAACATTGCCGCGATCCAGACCGGACAGAAGGTGACCTTCAACGACAAGACGCAGCAGGTGATGGTGGGAGGAAAGGTGTATGCGTAG